The Plasmodium vivax scf_6690 genomic scaffold, whole genome shotgun sequence genome window below encodes:
- a CDS encoding variable surface protein Vir1-like (encoded by transcript PVX_067690A), whose translation MAESIYTYVDQFPDLASKIFGSGNVTEGTNKKNCEAFNNSKLKTYNGKEKQFINKCTKIVNYIDNVGADVSAKPAYFKYVNYWLYDTLNDVNPFSYNELLDEFYNKIEKFRNCKTYKKYINEEIYNGFKELHKLYDHFNEYKTESIKETKPSCGKGDECADLYELYVRKCKWMHNPDYCSSLEKFKDEYDKYRIPKNKCLDSMKYLTPVGYNPVANFLNFTSFGSWLRPRLPGGKNKTKKLEKKMQELKSTPDVRNSRYTLPYQSS comes from the exons ATGGCGGAATcaatt tATACTTACGTAGACCAATTTCCTGATTTGgcttcaaaaatttttgGGAGTGGGAATGTTACTGAGggcacaaataaaaaaaattgtgaagcttttaataattcaaaattaaaaacatataatggtaaggaaaaacaatttatcaataaatgcacaaaaattgttaattatatTGACAATGTAGGAGCAGATGTATCAGCAAAACCTGCATATTTTAAGTACGTCAATTACTGGCTTTATGATACGCTAAACGATGTGAAtccattttcatataatgaattattagacgagttttataataaaatagaaaaatttagGAATTGTAAAACTTATAAAAAGTACATTaatgaagaaatatataatggaTTTAAAGAATTGCATAAACTATATGACCATTTTAATGAGTATAAAACAGAATCAATAAAGGAAACAAAACCTTCCTGTGGTAAAGGAGACGAATGTGCTGActtatatgaattatatgtACGTAAATGCAAATGGATGCATAATCCTGATTATTGCAGTagtttagaaaaatttaaggatgaatatgataaatataggatcccaaaaaataaatgcttaGACAGTATGAAATACTTAACGCCAGTCGGATATAATCCagtagcaaattttttaaac TTTACATCATTTGGCTCGTGGTTACGCCCTAGACTACCagggggtaaaaataaaacgaaaaaattagaaaagaaaatgcaagaattaaaaagtacACCAGACGTTAGAAATAGTCGATACACATTACCATATCAGTCATCATAA